The following are from one region of the Syntrophorhabdaceae bacterium genome:
- a CDS encoding CarD family transcriptional regulator: MFHVGEIAVYPGHGVGKIESIEEKAFSGTKQSFYIIRILDTDMTIMIPVDGADNAGLRAVIASGQVKKVYEILKDKNMVHDNSPWNRRYKDYMERIKSGSIFEVATVLKELYGLKHWKELSFGEKKMFETARNLIKKELSIALATNEEKIEKELEKIFSNNNNNNHKG, from the coding sequence ATGTTTCATGTGGGAGAAATTGCTGTTTATCCAGGTCACGGTGTTGGGAAGATAGAGTCTATTGAAGAGAAGGCATTTTCAGGCACGAAGCAGTCCTTTTATATTATCAGGATTCTCGATACCGACATGACGATCATGATCCCCGTTGATGGTGCTGACAACGCGGGTCTCAGGGCTGTCATTGCCTCCGGTCAGGTAAAGAAGGTGTATGAGATCCTGAAAGACAAGAACATGGTACACGACAACTCGCCATGGAACAGGCGCTATAAAGATTACATGGAGAGGATCAAGAGCGGCTCCATCTTCGAAGTTGCCACAGTGTTGAAGGAGCTATACGGCCTGAAACACTGGAAAGAACTTTCCTTCGGGGAAAAGAAGATGTTCGAGACAGCAAGAAACCTTATTAAAAAAGAACTCTCTATCGCGCTCGCCACAAACGAGGAAAAGATAGAAAAAGAACTCGAGAAGATCTTCTCGAACAATAATAACAATAATCACAAGGGCTGA
- a CDS encoding TRAM domain-containing protein, with product MDLLLQIVLVAVTTISGYFILREISSNNLWALLGAVLGIGFGYMILKLEEKLKDIPLKIIFGSLLGTTISLIVADLFISRLLLALIKDIPITLPIYILFYFVMGYIGFRIGKEKSKTLDLSKVPLLDRMENDEDVKILDTSTIIDGRIADICETGFIDGTFVIPQFVLYEIQHIADHSDTVKRTRGRRGLDILHRLQKQTFVKVKIVDYDFPKLKDVDTKLIALAKKLTGKILTNDYNLNKVAELQGIEVLNMNQLAASLRPAMLPGEQMNVKILKEGKEHGQGIGYLDDGTMVVVDDAKKLLGKSVDVVVTSVLQTTSGRMIFAKLKEQAEKEFYFPDEYQLKEQAR from the coding sequence TTGGATCTATTGCTTCAGATAGTTCTGGTTGCTGTTACCACAATCTCAGGGTACTTCATATTAAGAGAGATCTCTTCGAACAACCTCTGGGCTTTGCTCGGCGCAGTCCTTGGCATCGGTTTCGGGTATATGATCCTGAAGCTGGAAGAAAAGCTGAAAGACATTCCGCTGAAGATCATCTTCGGGAGCCTTTTGGGAACGACCATAAGCCTGATCGTCGCAGATCTTTTTATCTCCAGGTTACTGTTGGCGCTTATCAAAGACATACCCATAACGCTGCCGATATATATCCTCTTTTATTTTGTTATGGGCTATATCGGTTTCAGGATAGGGAAGGAAAAGAGCAAGACCCTTGATCTTTCGAAGGTTCCCCTCCTTGACAGGATGGAAAACGACGAGGACGTGAAAATCCTTGATACAAGCACGATCATCGACGGCAGGATAGCGGACATCTGTGAAACGGGTTTCATAGACGGGACCTTCGTGATCCCCCAGTTTGTCCTTTATGAGATTCAGCATATTGCAGACCACAGTGATACCGTGAAGCGAACCAGGGGGAGGAGGGGTCTCGATATACTCCACCGGCTGCAGAAACAAACCTTTGTCAAGGTCAAGATCGTGGACTATGATTTCCCGAAGCTTAAGGATGTGGATACAAAGCTGATAGCCCTTGCGAAGAAGCTGACCGGCAAGATCTTAACCAATGACTATAACCTGAACAAGGTAGCAGAGCTTCAGGGGATAGAAGTGCTTAATATGAATCAACTCGCCGCTTCTTTAAGGCCTGCCATGCTGCCAGGTGAACAGATGAACGTCAAGATCCTCAAGGAAGGGAAAGAACATGGACAGGGCATAGGTTATCTCGATGACGGCACCATGGTCGTTGTCGATGACGCAAAGAAGCTCCTCGGCAAATCTGTTGATGTAGTTGTTACCAGCGTACTTCAGACTACATCGGGCCGGATGATCTTTGCAAAACTGAAAGAGCAGGCCGAAAAAGAATTCTATTTTCCCGACGAATATCAACTAAAGGAACAGGCCCGGTAA
- the ispD gene encoding 2-C-methyl-D-erythritol 4-phosphate cytidylyltransferase: MRTLAIILAGGAGKRMGAATNKQFLLIDNKPIIVHTLQIFEECRAVDGIYLVVNQKDLPMIQEEILETYRFNKVLKLVIGGRLRQDSVRNGLEAIENPCDIVIIHDGARPFVSPSFIDKGIFLMEVFDAVIPALPVKDTIKIVSKEGFVQKTLERDSLWHIQTPQTFKYDLITKAYREGAAKKLYGYDDATFLEHMGKKVKVIEGSPYNIKITTPEDLIIARGMLSQLKGNL, encoded by the coding sequence ATGAGGACGCTGGCAATCATCCTTGCAGGTGGTGCAGGGAAGAGGATGGGGGCAGCTACAAACAAGCAGTTTCTGCTCATTGACAATAAGCCCATCATAGTACATACCCTTCAGATCTTTGAAGAGTGCCGGGCAGTAGACGGCATCTACCTTGTTGTGAACCAGAAGGACCTTCCGATGATTCAGGAAGAAATTCTTGAAACATACCGTTTTAACAAGGTCCTGAAACTGGTTATCGGCGGAAGGCTCAGGCAGGATTCCGTGAGAAACGGCCTTGAAGCCATAGAAAACCCCTGCGATATTGTTATCATACATGATGGCGCAAGACCCTTTGTTTCCCCGTCTTTTATTGATAAAGGCATCTTTCTTATGGAGGTCTTCGATGCCGTTATTCCGGCACTTCCCGTGAAAGACACCATCAAGATCGTTTCGAAAGAGGGTTTTGTCCAGAAAACCCTGGAAAGAGATTCCCTCTGGCACATTCAGACCCCGCAGACATTCAAGTACGACCTTATCACGAAGGCCTACAGGGAAGGCGCGGCAAAGAAACTTTACGGGTATGACGATGCGACCTTTCTTGAACATATGGGGAAAAAGGTAAAGGTTATCGAAGGCTCTCCTTACAATATCAAAATAACCACGCCGGAAGATCTCATCATCGCAAGGGGTATGCTCTCACAGCTCAAGGGCAATCTATGA